Proteins co-encoded in one Nothobranchius furzeri strain GRZ-AD chromosome 4, NfurGRZ-RIMD1, whole genome shotgun sequence genomic window:
- the LOC129164487 gene encoding putative nuclease HARBI1, translating to MPRSTVHDIVHRVTEDVVAILHQVIHLPKTPEEMEVVSRGFAGQARHRAFMKAAGAIDGCHIRIKAPSGPDGQCYRNRKLFPSIILQAVCDHQGRFIDTYVGWPGSVHDSRVLRHSPLYRQSAYPPPGHFILADGGYPCLQHPLPLITPYKRVVQGVGAQRFNSQGTLHHRACFWNDEDQVQDHLPESDGGPPHLCTSCHHSMHHPAQHLPQCW from the exons ATGCCTCGCTCAACTGTCCACGACATCGTCCATCGAGTCACGGAGGATGTGGTTGCAATCCTCCACCAGGTCATTCACCTCCCCAAAACCCCAGAGGAGATGGAGGTTGTGTCTCGTGGGTTTGCTGGGCAGGCTCGACACAGAGCTTTCATGAAAGCAGCAGGTGcgatcgacggctgtcacattcggatcaaggctccgagcggtcctgatggtcagtgctacagaaacaggaaactgttcccatctatcatcctgcaggcagtttgtgaccatcagggccgctttatcgacacctatgtgggctggcctgggtcggtccacgactccagggtcctccggcacagcccactgtacaggcagtcagcctatcctcctccagggcacttcatcctcgcggatggagggtacccatgcctccaacatccactccccctcatcaccccctacaaacgggtggttcaaggtgtgggagcccagcgcttcaacagccagggcacgctgcatcatcgagcatgcttttggaatgatgaagaccaggttcaggaccatcttcctgaaagcgatggaggtccaccacacctttgtacctcat gtcatcatagcatgcaccatcctgcacaacatctgcctcagtgctggtga